From Aegilops tauschii subsp. strangulata cultivar AL8/78 chromosome 5, Aet v6.0, whole genome shotgun sequence:
TACCACTGGGAAGAGTGCATCAGTCTGCGAGAAGTAAAGGTAATATTCCTCAGTAATGGGTATATCATCGTATCTGATCAAACCACACTGTTTTGCTTTTTGTGTTAATGGAGAACCATCCTTGTGCAGGCCCTCCAGAAACTAAATCACCCTAACATAGTGCAATTGAAGGAGGTGACGATGGAAAATCATGAGTTGTTCTTCATTTTTGAACACATGGTATTACATTATTCTTGGCACCTGTTTTACTGTTTAACTCATGGAAGCAAAACATTACTAGCAATTCTTATCTGCGCTCCGCTATGTTCTTGTATATGGTTGTACCTACATGTATCTCAGCGAAAATCACTAGTCTTGTAGTGTGTATGCTCGTTAGCATGGCCATTAGATTAGTTAAGAATGTTATTCACTGGTTGGATCATTAACGTCACTCTATTTACTTGGGTTCACATTTCTTAATTTGTACGTGAGAAATTCATCTTATGTTGGCTGGGCCTTTCAAGTTTTTAAACTTGTTTTCCTCTCTTGGACTTTTTTTACTAAAATGTAACTGATTTATCCTTTACAGGACTGTAATTTATACGATGTTATAAGGGAAAGGAGTGCTCCTTTCTCTGAAGAAGAGATACGGAAGTTTATGCTCCAAATACTGCAAGGCCTTGTGTACATGCATAATAATGGATATTTTCATCGTGACCTGAAACCTGGTAATTTGGTGGACTATATTCTGTTTGAATAATGCTGCCTCTATACCAGTAAAGTGACTATAATCTAAGGCTAATTCTGTTCTTTCAGAAAATCTTCTGGTGACAAATGGTATTGTTAAAATTGCCGACTTTGGGTTGGCAAGAGAAGTATGTTCCAGTCCTCCTTACACAGATTATGTCTCTACCAGATGGTGAGTTTCTTGTATGAAAAGGCCATGTTACTGTATTGGGTTTGCACCTAAACCTTACCTCTTATTTTCAAGGTACCGGGCTCCAGAGGTGCTGCTGCAAGCTTCAGCTTACACACCTTCTATAGGTGATGTTTCTGTCATTGGTTTAAGTTTCTATGCATAAAAAGGATTCTGTTTATACTGTAGATTATTTTCATTTATTTACACTTACTGCTTATATTTTGTTGATTCTTTCTCACTTTCTAAGTGTCTTAACACATAGTAAATTCCATCTAACACGAGAAATAAATGACACCTTGTCAAATTTCTGCATATGAGATCATTTGTTCGTTTAATCTTCTTGTGTCATACTGTCATTATAGCTTCCCCTTATGAGCCTTTGTGCCTGAATGATATCGTCATTAATAATAAATGTGTTCTATCACAGACATGTGGGCCATTGGTGCAATTCTGGCTGAGCTTTTTACACTGTCTCCACTTTTTCCTGGTGAAACGTATGTATTGACCTCTACTTTTCATAGCATAAATCCAGACCAGATTACTTGTATCTCTCTTTATATTACACTGACCTCTATCGCTCTACCTTTctaatattttattttatcatAGTGAGACAGATCAGCTATACAAGATATGCGCTGTGCTTGGGACCCCAGATCACTCCCTCTGGCCAGAGGGAATGAACCTGCCTCGTTCAAGTAGCTTCCAGTTTTTTCAGGTGAAAATGAGTTCTGTCTACATTCATTGGATGAAATGCTTTTGTGGCACTAATACTTATCATCTGTTCCAAAGATTCCGCCAAGAAATCTGTGGGAGCTTATTCCTAATGCTTCCCTGGAAGCTTTAGACTTGATCAAGGTATGGCAAAGAACCACTGTTTTTTTCCTGGTCTTGGGGCAAAGTTGTCCTTTGCGCGTGTAAAATTGTAGATGCCCCAGTTGATGTCCGTTCATTCTACTTACACCTGGCGTATAAGTATCAGTACTAAGACTTCTGTCATGATGTTTCTCTGTAATCTATATTGCATTGTTACATAGATTGTGATAGCTATGAGTTTGAATGCTGTGAATAATCCAGCTTTTGTCCTTGATGTTATTTATGTGGTAATAATTTTCCTCATTAACCTGCTACTCTTTTCTCATCATTTTAATAGCAACTTTGCTCTTGGGATCCACGAAGAAGGCCAACTGCTGAGCAAGCACTACAACATCCATTCTTTAATGTAATTATCTCCACATTGAGTTGTCTACGGGTACTTTGCTTTGCTTTTCTCTGTACCTTAGACTTTTGAGTGGTCTAGGTGCGCAAGTGGGTACCAAGACCTCTCCAGGATGCTTCCTACTCAAAGATGAATGAGCCTAGTGAGTTATCTAATCACAATTCGTTTGCTAGGAAGTTAGTACGAAAATCTATTACATTATGGTTTTTCTGATCGAGCTCCCACTTCCTTTTGTAGGAGCAACACCAAGGTTGGAACTGGACCTTTGGTGTTTTGGTAAAGAATCTGATGACCTTGATCTAACTCTCAGCCTAAAGCCAAGCTCTGTATCAGGTGCCAAAATATTTCACTCCTGTTGAATTCCTTGGGTTATTATCTTGTGTGTACCATTGTTCGAAAACAGTAATGAACCTGCACATGAAACTTGGAAGGAATACCTTAACCTGCACTCCTGTAGTGTTGCTCTTGGGTGTTAATAGGTGAAACCGTATTGTATTAGCTGGAAACAAATGTGTTATACTACTAGTCAGAACATGATGATTACTGGCTTAAGAGTTTCTGTACAGCAAAACGGGATAAGATATTATGCTGGACTAACTCATGTTCTGTGAGGGCAGTGAATATGTTCTGTTAATGCCGTGAGATATAAACAAATTGATGTTGAAACAGCTTAAATGCATTCATTCGACAGATTTTTCTTTTCAAAGCTAAAAAAATTATCATGTGCTTAATGTGTTGTTTCCTCTGACTTATCTTCTATATTGTTTTCCTTTCTTGTAGATCTTGGTAAGCATGTTCCAGAACATAGAGAAGAGGTGAGAGTTACTCTTTGTGACATGGGAGTTGCATATTCGAGTGAAAATCGAGTGTTTAAGCAAGCTAAACTTTTGTTGTCCTAACATGCAGGAAAATCTTCTATACCCAGGTTATGGGAATCCTCCTGTACAGCCAGGTACATGGTTTTCCTCTGTTATTAAATCTTGATTTTAGAAGTGTTTTCTATCTGTTGCGTACAAATATATGCATAGGGTACCACAACCAAGTGCATCATCTATTGAATATTTGTGAACCACTTCACACAGATATAAGTGTAAACAATATGAATAGGAATTTCAGATTCAGTAACTAATCTGTTTGATTTCCCATTATAAGAAACCGCCAAAGTCATATATACACACTTGACTAAACTAATCAAACTTTCCTGAAATGTTTAGATGCTTTGTAATCATTGGTATGATAGAATCAATCATGGTTCCGTGTTGCTGAGACGTGGGTTGTTTGTTTTGTGAAAGCAGGGCTGTGGCCACTCATGGCATCATCGCATCGCCCCTTGGGGGAAGCCCCGGCCATGCCATCCTGGCAACAGGCGTACATGGTTGACAGGTAAGCAGCTCACATATCTAAATCCACAAATGCGTACTAGGAACTGACCAGATTCCATTGCCACTCCACTCATCATTGCCTCCATTGTTTCTTGCTTTACTCAGCCAAGCCGCCACGCTGCCAgctgccggaggaggaggaggattcCGGGGCTCTTCTCCGTTCGGGCTGTTCCCTCTGCAGCCTAACCTCATGGAGAAGCGGTCGCTGGCGCCGGCGCCCATCCGGCAGGTCAATTTCTTCTGACCGACGACTGAATAATGATGATCCCCCCGGGTTTACCAAGAGCAGCAGCCGATCATCATTATCATGATCCAGCGTGGGCTGGGTGCGTGGAGTTATTTTTTATACGAGTGCTAGACTCGGACAATAAGACGCCGTG
This genomic window contains:
- the LOC109760773 gene encoding cyclin-dependent kinase F-3 isoform X2; its protein translation is MERYKVIREIGDGTCGNVFRAYNIETNEIVAVKKMKRKFYHWEECISLREVKALQKLNHPNIVQLKEVTMENHELFFIFEHMDCNLYDVIRERSAPFSEEEIRKFMLQILQGLVYMHNNGYFHRDLKPENLLVTNGIVKIADFGLAREVCSSPPYTDYVSTRWYRAPEVLLQASAYTPSIDMWAIGAILAELFTLSPLFPGETETDQLYKICAVLGTPDHSLWPEGMNLPRSSSFQFFQIPPRNLWELIPNASLEALDLIKQLCSWDPRRRPTAEQALQHPFFNVRKWVPRPLQDASYSKMNEPRATPRLELDLWCFGKESDDLDLTLSLKPSSVSDLGKHVPEHREEENLLYPGYGNPPVQPGLWPLMASSHRPLGEAPAMPSWQQAYMVDSQAATLPAAGGGGGFRGSSPFGLFPLQPNLMEKRSLAPAPIRQVNFF
- the LOC109760773 gene encoding cyclin-dependent kinase F-3 isoform X1, which translates into the protein MERYKVIREIGDGTCGNVFRAYNIETNEIVAVKKMKRKFYHWEECISLREVKALQKLNHPNIVQLKEVTMENHELFFIFEHMDCNLYDVIRERSAPFSEEEIRKFMLQILQGLVYMHNNGYFHRDLKPENLLVTNGIVKIADFGLAREVCSSPPYTDYVSTRWYRAPEVLLQASAYTPSIDMWAIGAILAELFTLSPLFPGETETDQLYKICAVLGTPDHSLWPEGMNLPRSSSFQFFQIPPRNLWELIPNASLEALDLIKQLCSWDPRRRPTAEQALQHPFFNVRKWVPRPLQDASYSKMNEPRATPRLELDLWCFGKESDDLDLTLSLKPSSVSDLGKHVPEHREEENLLYPGYGNPPVQPAGLWPLMASSHRPLGEAPAMPSWQQAYMVDSQAATLPAAGGGGGFRGSSPFGLFPLQPNLMEKRSLAPAPIRQVNFF